In Candidatus Ryanbacteria bacterium CG10_big_fil_rev_8_21_14_0_10_43_42, the following are encoded in one genomic region:
- a CDS encoding endonuclease has protein sequence MYYVYIIECMDGSLYTGFTTDPARRFKEHEAGMGSKYTGVHRPRKLVHTESFSTRSLAMKREAEIKSWPRGKKVALIMTH, from the coding sequence ATGTACTATGTGTATATAATTGAATGTATGGACGGAAGTCTTTATACCGGGTTTACTACGGATCCGGCACGTCGCTTTAAAGAACATGAAGCGGGAATGGGAAGTAAATATACCGGAGTACACAGACCTCGCAAACTTGTACACACCGAATCATTTTCTACGCGCAGTCTTGCCATGAAGCGTGAAGCAGAAATTAAATCATGGCCGCGGGGAAAGAAAGTAGCATTAATTATGACACATTAA